Below is a window of Planctomycetes bacterium MalM25 DNA.
CCGCGGCCGCCACGGCGACCGCCTGCCGCCGGCGGTTCGCCCACTTCACGCCGCGTTCCCACAGGGTCGGCGGGCGGGCGATCGTCGGCTTGCCGTCCAGGAACCGACGCAGGTCGTCGCGCAGCTCGCCCGCGGAGGCGTACCGCGCGTCGCGGTCCTTCTCCATCGCCCGCAGGACGATGTTCTCCAGGTCGGCCGGGATCGCCGGGTTGTGCTTGCGGGGCGGGATCGGATCGACCCGTTCGAGCCGGTCGAGCAACCGCCGACGGTCCTCGCCCGGATGGGCGTGGCGGAGCGTGAGCAGCTCGTAGAGCGTGGCGCCGAGGGCGTAGACATCGGTCCGGCCGTCGATCTGATCGGCTCGGCCGCGGGCCTGCTCGGGGCTCATGTAGCGGAGCGTGCCGACCACGTCGCCGGTCGCGGTGACGCCCAGGTCGGTCTGCATCCGCGCGAGGCCGAAGTCGGCCACCCAGACCTCGCCCCGCTCGTCGATCAGCAGGTTGGATGGTTTAACGTCACGGTGCACGACCCCCAACCCGTGGGCGTGGGCCAGCGCGTCGGCGGCCACCTCACCCAACCGCGCCGCCGCTCGGAAAAACGAGGTCGTGCGGTTCGTCTCACCCAAGACCGAGGGCGAGACGGACAGCGTGGCGACCGGCGTGGGGCTCGGCTCACGAGGCGTGGTCGAGATCGCCGGGGCGGTCTCGGTGGTCGCATCCGTGCTGGCGCGTGGTGAGTCGTCGCGGCGCAGCTCGGCGATCGCCTGCGCCAGCGAGCGGCCCTCGATGTACTGCATCGCGTAGTAGTGGACGCCCCGCTCTTGCCCGATGGCGAAGACCGGCACAATGTTCGAGTGGTGCAGGCCGGCGGCCGCCTGGGCCTCGTTGCGGAAGCGGGTGATCTGCCGCTGGTCGAGCACCGCCGCGAAAGGCAGCATCTTCAGCGCCACACGCCGGCGGAGCGAGAGCTCCTCCGCCTCGTAAACTAGGCCCATGCCGCCCCGGCCGATCTCGCGGACCAGCCGGTAATCCCCAATCTGACGGGGCTCGCCTTCGAACGGGTCCACTACGGGATCGTGACCAACCGAATCGCTCTCGTCGGGCGGATCACGCCGCGCCGACTCGACCGCCTCGTGGATGACGACGACCCCTTCGAGGCAATCGACCAGCTCGCGCCGCTGATCCGCGTCGAGGTCGATCTGCAGCGCGGCGTACTGCTCGATCGGTTCCGCCTCGCCCCGTTCGAGCGCGACGACGTACCGGTCGAGCGCTTCGACCAGCCGGATCTGCTCGGCGGTCGGTTCGGCGGCGATCGTCGGCTGCTGGTCGTCAGGCTTCACCGGTGCCCTCCTCGCCGTACCGATCGCGGAGCCGCTTGATGCTGCGCAGCCAGAGCATCCGCACCGCGCCGGAAGATCGCTCCATCCGCTCGCCGATCGTCGCGAAGTCGAGGCACTCCTCGTGGCGGAGACGCAGCACCTCGCGGTAGTCGTCGGGCAGCTCGGCGAGCATCCGCGAGAGCCGCTCGGCGTTCTCGAACCGGTGCAGCGGCTTGGAGGGGGAATCCCCCCCGTCCGCCAGACGTCCCGCCAGGCCGGTCGCTGAGCGCTCGCCGCCGGTCGGAACCCGATCGATCGAGACCTCGCGGCGGATATCGCGTTTGGCCGTCTTCACGTGCTGCTCGACCGCCCGCAACAGGTTGTTCATGAGGATCCGCCGCAGCCAGCCGAGGAACTCCTCGGGCGTGGCCCCGCGGAAAGCGGGGAAGTCGCGGTGCGCCTCGTAGAAGGTCTCCTGGACCACGTCCGACGAGCTGACGCGGGTGCGGAGCCGGTCGTCCAGCTGCGAGGCGACGACGAGTTTCAGGTAGTTCGCGTGGAGCTGCATCAACCGCCCCAGCGACGCCTCGGAGCCACGCCGAGCGTCGTTGAGCAGGTCGGCGGTGAGGGCGCCCGAATGGCTCGTCATCAGGATCCGGTAAGGTGGGGGCATAGTCTCCGACCCTTCAGGGCCGAATCCCAGTCTACTCGTCACGATTGTTTTTGTGGCCTGCCACCCCCCTTGCCACCAACCCCTTGATAGCCAAGGTGTTACGTATACGGAGAGGTCAACCACTTTCACCCGGAGCACCACAATGAGCCGCCTCCTCCCGCTCGCCGCCGCCCTCTTGGCACTCACCAGCACGCTCACCCCGGCCGCGAAAGCGGACGAGGGGCCCCTGCACCCGATCGCCGCCGAGGTCGCTGAGCAGCTGGCCGATCCCGACCAACCCTTCACCTTGATCGTTAACTTTAGCGTGCAGGACGCGGAAAAGTTCATAGCCGTGATGACCGACCCGATCGTCCAGACGGCCAAGGAGGAGGGCAACGTCAACTACCGACTGAGCCAGAGCCTCAAGCAGCCGACCGAGTTCACGCTCTACGAGCAGTGGCAAGATCTTGCGTCGCTCGACAGCCACCTTAAGCAGCCTTACCTCGTAAAGCTGGTTAAAGACTTTCACGAGGCCCTCGCCGCGCCGCCCAAGCTCACCGTGCAGAAGACGATCCAAGTCGGGGAATAGAATCGCCGGCGAGTCGATTCGGCGTTGCAGCAGACGAAGCATCTCCTCATGCCCGAAGGCCACACCCTCCACCGCCTCGCCCGCGACCACGGCAAGCTGTTCGTCGGCGAACGACTCGCCGCTCGCAGCCCGCAGGGGCGGTTCGCGGACGAGGCGAAGCGGCTCAGCGGGCGCGAGCTGCTCAGCGTGGAGGCGGTGGGCAAGCACCTCTTCTACCGCTGGGGCCCCAATGGGCGCTCGAAGAGCGAGACGCGGCTGCACATCCACCTGGGTCTGTACGGCAAGTTCCGGCTCCACACGAAGCGTGACGCGGAGGGCGCGTGGCCCGAGCCACGTGGCGCGGTGCGGCTGCGCGTCGAGGGCGACGACGCGACGTTCGACCTGAACGGGCCGAACACGTGCGAGTTGATCGACGAGGCCGCCTACCGCCATCACGTCGAGCGGCTCGGCCCCGACCCGCTGCGCAAGGACGCCGACCCGGAGCGCGCCTGGAGCAAGATCGAGCGCAGCCGCTCGTCGATCGGTGGCTTGCTCATGAACCAAGAAGTCATCGCGGGCGTGGGCAACATCTACCGCTGCGAGGCGTTGCACCTGCTGGGCATTCACCCCGATCGTCCCGGCAAGGAGGTCGGTCGGAACGAGTTCGACCGCCTGTGGGCGTTGCTGGTCGACCTGATGAAGCTCGGCGTGAAGCACAACCGGATCATCATTGCCGACGCCGGCCAGTTCGGGAAAACGCCCGGCCGCCTGACGCGTGACGAGCGGCTACGGATCTACAAGAAACCGAACTGCCCCGTCTGCGGCGCCGCGATCGACCAGTGGAAGATCGCCGGCCGGAAGGTCTACGCCTGCGGCGTCTGCCAGGACTGAGTGAGACAGCGGGCGCCTTGCCATCCGGGCGAACTG
It encodes the following:
- a CDS encoding autoinducer-2 (AI-2) modifying protein LsrG, translating into MSRLLPLAAALLALTSTLTPAAKADEGPLHPIAAEVAEQLADPDQPFTLIVNFSVQDAEKFIAVMTDPIVQTAKEEGNVNYRLSQSLKQPTEFTLYEQWQDLASLDSHLKQPYLVKLVKDFHEALAAPPKLTVQKTIQVGE
- the nei1_2 gene encoding Endonuclease 8 1, with the translated sequence MPEGHTLHRLARDHGKLFVGERLAARSPQGRFADEAKRLSGRELLSVEAVGKHLFYRWGPNGRSKSETRLHIHLGLYGKFRLHTKRDAEGAWPEPRGAVRLRVEGDDATFDLNGPNTCELIDEAAYRHHVERLGPDPLRKDADPERAWSKIERSRSSIGGLLMNQEVIAGVGNIYRCEALHLLGIHPDRPGKEVGRNEFDRLWALLVDLMKLGVKHNRIIIADAGQFGKTPGRLTRDERLRIYKKPNCPVCGAAIDQWKIAGRKVYACGVCQD
- a CDS encoding RNA polymerase sigma factor RpoE is translated as MPPPYRILMTSHSGALTADLLNDARRGSEASLGRLMQLHANYLKLVVASQLDDRLRTRVSSSDVVQETFYEAHRDFPAFRGATPEEFLGWLRRILMNNLLRAVEQHVKTAKRDIRREVSIDRVPTGGERSATGLAGRLADGGDSPSKPLHRFENAERLSRMLAELPDDYREVLRLRHEECLDFATIGERMERSSGAVRMLWLRSIKRLRDRYGEEGTGEA